The Atribacteraceae bacterium region ACGGTGAGCATGAGCACTTTCATCCCAGGAACCTCAGAGATGATGCGCCGGGCTAAATCCACCCCGTCCATATCCGGAAGATTGATATCGATCAAGGACAGGTGCGGTTTCGCCTGGGGAATACCCTTCAGGGCCTCACCGGCGTTTTGGTACACCCGGCAATCCTGAAATCCTCCCTTGAATTCCAGAAGATTTTTCAAACCCTCCCCGAACAAAGGGTGATCGTCCACGATGGACAACCTGATGGTTTTTGGATCGATCGGGTGGCTGCTGTTCATATGAGAGGCAGTCCGATCTTGATCGTCGTTCCCCGATCGACAACGGAAGCGATGCGGATAAGGCCCCGGTGGTTTTTGACCCGCTCTTCCATTCCCAATAACCCATAACAGGGTTTGGTGGCGCGAACTTGTTCCATATCGAACCCCTTTCCATTGTCTTTGACCAGAAGATAGATCCACCCACTCAACTGACAGATTTTCACCCGTAAGCGGGTGGCCCCGGAATGCTTTCCGGCGTTGACGATAATCTCCCTTAAAATGTTCATCACCGTCCTTTTCAGGGCAACCGGGAGACGGCTCTCATTGATGGTGGTATGGAATGTATAATCCAACGGTTTTCCCCTTGACCAGTTCCGCAGTGTTTTTTCCATCATTTCTTTGATCTGTCCCGGTGACGATTCGCCTTTCCGCAAGCTGGACAGGATCTGGCGTGATTCTTCGATGCATGCGGTCAATGTTCGGATAAACCGGTCGGAAAAAACCTCAACGGGAAGCATTCCCTCTTGCCGGGAGGCGACTTCAGAGAGGTATTCGGCCTGCATGCGCAGGGAAATCAGGCTCTGGGTCAATCCATCGTGGATCTCCCGGGCCAGGCTGACCCGTTCCTGCAAGGCGGTCAGGCGCTCGTTGCGCTGCAACAAGCGGATATTCTCAAGAATCCCTTCGGCCAGATTGACCACCACCTGGAGGCTGAGAAAAGTCATTTCATCGGGATGAAGAGGGGTCAGCAGGAGGAGGGTTCCCCAGTGCCGGTGAATATCGTAGGAAGGAATCGGACAGGCAATGATGAACTGATCCTGGAAGTCGCGGAACAAAGCGGAAAAAACCGGCGAGGGATCGAGAATCCGGATCGACGAAGTGTCTTTGCCGGCCCGGAGGGCCTCCATGACCGCCCTTTTCTCCTCCACTGAGAGATCGATCCCTTCCCGGGTGGTCGCGGTGGTGATCCGGAGATGGCGATAGGTCGTCTGTCTGATGATAAGCGCCTGGGTCGCTTCCGCAACCGTAGAGGCCGCCTGGAGGATCCCGGTGTAGGCCTTATCAAAACTCGTGGTCACCTTGATATTCTGATAGACGCGGGATGCGGAGTTTAGGGTTTCGATGGTTTTTTCCCGGATCCTTCGCAGCTTCATCTCTTCGATGATGATAGCGATCTGTGTGGCGACGACCTCCAGGAGGGGAAGCTGAGAATCTTCAAAGTTCCCCTTCCGCTTGTTCAGAGTCATGACCCCAACGGTACTCCCGGCCGCCGGATCGCGGAGCGGAAGACAACACGAACAGCGGTCCCGGGAGCGGCGATAGGCGAGGTCGATCGGCGGCGGATGCGCTTCATCGATAAGGAGCGCTGTTTTGGTACGGATCACGTATTCCGCGATTCCCCCATTCAGGGGAAGGCAGTAATTATCTCCTATCTTCTTGGACAACCCGATCTGAGCCAGCACCCGCATAAGCTGATTCCCTTCGCTGGTCACGGCGATCATACCGGTTTCCGCCTGAAAAGCCCGTAAAGCCAGCTTGAGAAGATCCAGAATGAGTTTTTTCCGAAAATTGTCAGGAAGGATCGGACAATTACGCATCAGCTTCACCGTATTTCATTATAGCATAGAGCTAACGGAAGTATGGGAAAATCTGGGGAAGTCACAACTTTCTCTCCCAAAAAACCGTGGCGATAATTG contains the following coding sequences:
- a CDS encoding GAF domain-containing protein yields the protein MRNCPILPDNFRKKLILDLLKLALRAFQAETGMIAVTSEGNQLMRVLAQIGLSKKIGDNYCLPLNGGIAEYVIRTKTALLIDEAHPPPIDLAYRRSRDRCSCCLPLRDPAAGSTVGVMTLNKRKGNFEDSQLPLLEVVATQIAIIIEEMKLRRIREKTIETLNSASRVYQNIKVTTSFDKAYTGILQAASTVAEATQALIIRQTTYRHLRITTATTREGIDLSVEEKRAVMEALRAGKDTSSIRILDPSPVFSALFRDFQDQFIIACPIPSYDIHRHWGTLLLLTPLHPDEMTFLSLQVVVNLAEGILENIRLLQRNERLTALQERVSLAREIHDGLTQSLISLRMQAEYLSEVASRQEGMLPVEVFSDRFIRTLTACIEESRQILSSLRKGESSPGQIKEMMEKTLRNWSRGKPLDYTFHTTINESRLPVALKRTVMNILREIIVNAGKHSGATRLRVKICQLSGWIYLLVKDNGKGFDMEQVRATKPCYGLLGMEERVKNHRGLIRIASVVDRGTTIKIGLPLI